The Bos taurus isolate L1 Dominette 01449 registration number 42190680 breed Hereford chromosome 13, ARS-UCD2.0, whole genome shotgun sequence genome contains a region encoding:
- the SLCO4A1 gene encoding solute carrier organic anion transporter family member 4A1 isoform X2, which yields MKREWAPSGRQSVVSSAAARTSGLLIQPLESRVSVPTAITATPSAEMPQHSTGDKPLVSKPQLVFPGPASGTDSECDRTPPSRRVSLSAPLSQPLCQPEKCGPRAAQEVCYVAAGQPGEACGWRAFAPMCLQAFNTPQGFLLFLCVASFLQGMTVNGFINTVITSIERRYDLHSYQSGLIASSYDVAACLCLTFVSYFGGQGHKPRWLGWGVLVMGAGSLVFALPHFTAGRYEVQMDEVVGTCWANHSSTCKDGASGLSSYRLVFMLGQFLHGMGATPLYTLGVTYLDENVKSSYSPVYIATFYTAAILGPAAGYLVGGALLNIYTDISQQTQLTTESPLWVGAWWVGFLGAGAAAFLVAIPILGYPRQLPGSQRYVVMRASETYQLKDSSHKVTSNPDFGKTISDLPLSIWLLLKNPTFILLCLAGATEATLIASMSTFGPKFLESQFSLSASEAATLFGYLVVPAGGGGTFLGGFFVNKFKLRGSGIIKFCLLCTLVSLLASLIFLMHCPGVPMAGVTAGYNGSLLPEGHVELMAACNLHCSCQPEHYSPVCGSDGLMYYSPCYAGCLEMAVSSPGGQKVRL from the exons ATGAAGAGGGAGTGGGCGCCGAGCGGTCGGCAGAGCGTGGTGAGCAGCGCGGCGGCCCGGACCTCTGGACT ATTGATCCAGCCGCTGGAATCTCGCGTGTCCGTTCCCACTGCCATCACTGCCACACCCTCAGCGGAGATGCCCCAGCACTCAACGGGAGACAAGCCCCTCGTCTCAAAGCCACAGCTGGTCTTTCCCGGCCCAGCCTCGGGCACCGACAGCGAGTGTGACCGCACACCCCCCAGCAGGCGGGTGTCCCTCAGTGCGCCCCTGAGCCAGCCGCTGTGCCAGCCCGAGAAGTGTGGGCCCCGGGCGGCCCAGGAGGTGTGCTACGTGGCAGCTGGACAGCCCGGGGAGGCCTGTGGCTGGCGGGCCTTCGCCCCCATGTGCCTGCAGGCCTTCAACACGCCGCAGGGCTTCCTGCTGTTCCTGTGCGTGGCCTCCTTCCTGCAGGGCATGACGGTGAACGGCTTCATCAACACTGTCATCACGTCCATCGAGCGGCGCTACGACCTTCACAGCTACCAGAGCGGCCTCATTGCCAGCTCCTACGACGTGGCCGCCTGCCTCTGCCTCACCTTCGTCAGCTACTTCGGAGGCCAAGGCCACAAGCCCCGCTGGTTGGGCTGGGGCGTGCTGGTCATGGGCGCCGGCTCGCTGGTCTTTGCGCTGCCGCACTTCACCGCCGGCCGCTATGAGGTGCAGATGGACGAGGTCGTGGGGACCTGCTGGGCCAACCACAGCTCAACGTGCAAGGACGGCGCCTCCGGCCTGTCCAGCTACCGGCTGGTCTTCATGCTGGGCCAATTCCTGCATGGCATGGGTGCCACACCGCTCTACACACTGGGTGTCACCTACCTGGATGAGAACGTCAAGTCCAGCTACTCACCGGTCTACATTG CCACCTTCTACACCGCGGCCATCCTCGGCCCCGCAGCTGGCTACCTGGTGGGCGGCGCCCTGCTGAACATTTACACCGATATCAGCCAACA GACGCAGCTGACCACTGAGAGCCCACTGTGGGTGGGTGCCTGGTGGGTCGGCTTCCTGGGCGCTGGGGCCGCTGCCTTCCTTGTCGCGATCCCCATCCTTGGCTACCCACGGCAGCTGCCAG GGTCCCAGCGCTATGTGGTCATGAGAGCATCTGAAACATACCAGCTGAAGGACAGTAGCCACAAGGTGACCAGCAACCCTGACTTCGGGAAAACCATCAGTGACCTGCCTCT CTCCATCTGGCTCCTCCTAAAGAACCCCACGTTCATCCTGCTCTGCCTGGCCGGGGCCACCGAGGCCACGCTCATCGCCAGCATGTCCACGTTCGGGCCCAAGTTCCTCGAGTCGCAGTTCAGCCTCAGCGCCTCAGAAGCCGCCACCTTGTTTG GGTACCTGGTAGTGCCAGCAGGAGGTGGAGGCACATTCCTGGGTGGATTCTTTGTGAACAAGTTCAAGCTCCGAGGCTCTGGGATCATCAAGTTCTGCCTGCTGTGCACCCTGGTCAGCCTGCTGGCCTCCCTCATCTTCCTCATGCACTGCCCCGGGGTGCCCATGGCGGGTGTGACCGCTGGCTACAATGGGAG CCTCCTGCCTGAAGGCCACGTGGAGCTGATGGCTGCCTGCAACCTCCACTGCAGCTGCCAGCCGGAGCATTACAGCCCCGTGTGCGGCTCCGATGGCCTCATGTACTACTCACCATGCTACGCGGGTTGCTTGGAGATGGCCGTGTCCAGCCCGGGCGGCCAGAAG GTGCGTCTGTGA
- the SLCO4A1 gene encoding solute carrier organic anion transporter family member 4A1 isoform X1 produces the protein MPQHSTGDKPLVSKPQLVFPGPASGTDSECDRTPPSRRVSLSAPLSQPLCQPEKCGPRAAQEVCYVAAGQPGEACGWRAFAPMCLQAFNTPQGFLLFLCVASFLQGMTVNGFINTVITSIERRYDLHSYQSGLIASSYDVAACLCLTFVSYFGGQGHKPRWLGWGVLVMGAGSLVFALPHFTAGRYEVQMDEVVGTCWANHSSTCKDGASGLSSYRLVFMLGQFLHGMGATPLYTLGVTYLDENVKSSYSPVYIATFYTAAILGPAAGYLVGGALLNIYTDISQQTQLTTESPLWVGAWWVGFLGAGAAAFLVAIPILGYPRQLPGSQRYVVMRASETYQLKDSSHKVTSNPDFGKTISDLPLSIWLLLKNPTFILLCLAGATEATLIASMSTFGPKFLESQFSLSASEAATLFGYLVVPAGGGGTFLGGFFVNKFKLRGSGIIKFCLLCTLVSLLASLIFLMHCPGVPMAGVTAGYNGSLLPEGHVELMAACNLHCSCQPEHYSPVCGSDGLMYYSPCYAGCLEMAVSSPGGQKVYRDCSCVPQNFSSGFGHATAGKCTSTCQRKPLLLVFIFVVIVFTFLSSIPALTATLRCVCDQQRSFALGIQWIVVRTLGSIPGPIAFGWVIDKACLLWQDQCGQQGSCFVYQNSAMSWYLLIAGLGYKVLGSIFFAIACFLYKSPPGSSDGLEASLPSQSSASDNPSDLQEAPSALQIQSDI, from the exons ATGCCCCAGCACTCAACGGGAGACAAGCCCCTCGTCTCAAAGCCACAGCTGGTCTTTCCCGGCCCAGCCTCGGGCACCGACAGCGAGTGTGACCGCACACCCCCCAGCAGGCGGGTGTCCCTCAGTGCGCCCCTGAGCCAGCCGCTGTGCCAGCCCGAGAAGTGTGGGCCCCGGGCGGCCCAGGAGGTGTGCTACGTGGCAGCTGGACAGCCCGGGGAGGCCTGTGGCTGGCGGGCCTTCGCCCCCATGTGCCTGCAGGCCTTCAACACGCCGCAGGGCTTCCTGCTGTTCCTGTGCGTGGCCTCCTTCCTGCAGGGCATGACGGTGAACGGCTTCATCAACACTGTCATCACGTCCATCGAGCGGCGCTACGACCTTCACAGCTACCAGAGCGGCCTCATTGCCAGCTCCTACGACGTGGCCGCCTGCCTCTGCCTCACCTTCGTCAGCTACTTCGGAGGCCAAGGCCACAAGCCCCGCTGGTTGGGCTGGGGCGTGCTGGTCATGGGCGCCGGCTCGCTGGTCTTTGCGCTGCCGCACTTCACCGCCGGCCGCTATGAGGTGCAGATGGACGAGGTCGTGGGGACCTGCTGGGCCAACCACAGCTCAACGTGCAAGGACGGCGCCTCCGGCCTGTCCAGCTACCGGCTGGTCTTCATGCTGGGCCAATTCCTGCATGGCATGGGTGCCACACCGCTCTACACACTGGGTGTCACCTACCTGGATGAGAACGTCAAGTCCAGCTACTCACCGGTCTACATTG CCACCTTCTACACCGCGGCCATCCTCGGCCCCGCAGCTGGCTACCTGGTGGGCGGCGCCCTGCTGAACATTTACACCGATATCAGCCAACA GACGCAGCTGACCACTGAGAGCCCACTGTGGGTGGGTGCCTGGTGGGTCGGCTTCCTGGGCGCTGGGGCCGCTGCCTTCCTTGTCGCGATCCCCATCCTTGGCTACCCACGGCAGCTGCCAG GGTCCCAGCGCTATGTGGTCATGAGAGCATCTGAAACATACCAGCTGAAGGACAGTAGCCACAAGGTGACCAGCAACCCTGACTTCGGGAAAACCATCAGTGACCTGCCTCT CTCCATCTGGCTCCTCCTAAAGAACCCCACGTTCATCCTGCTCTGCCTGGCCGGGGCCACCGAGGCCACGCTCATCGCCAGCATGTCCACGTTCGGGCCCAAGTTCCTCGAGTCGCAGTTCAGCCTCAGCGCCTCAGAAGCCGCCACCTTGTTTG GGTACCTGGTAGTGCCAGCAGGAGGTGGAGGCACATTCCTGGGTGGATTCTTTGTGAACAAGTTCAAGCTCCGAGGCTCTGGGATCATCAAGTTCTGCCTGCTGTGCACCCTGGTCAGCCTGCTGGCCTCCCTCATCTTCCTCATGCACTGCCCCGGGGTGCCCATGGCGGGTGTGACCGCTGGCTACAATGGGAG CCTCCTGCCTGAAGGCCACGTGGAGCTGATGGCTGCCTGCAACCTCCACTGCAGCTGCCAGCCGGAGCATTACAGCCCCGTGTGCGGCTCCGATGGCCTCATGTACTACTCACCATGCTACGCGGGTTGCTTGGAGATGGCCGTGTCCAGCCCGGGCGGCCAGAAG GTGTACCGAGACTGTAGCTGTGTCCCTCAGAATTTTTCCTCTGGTTTTGGCCATGCTACCGCAGGGAAATGCACTTCAACTTGTCAGAGAAAGCCCCTCCTTCTGGTTTTCATATTCGTTGTAATTGTCTTTACCTTCCTCAGCAGCATTCCTGCACTAACAGCAACTTTACG GTGCGTCTGTGATCAGCAGAGATCCTTTGCACTGGGAATCCAGTGGATCGTGGTTAGAACTCTAG GCAGCATCCCGGGGCCCATTGCCTTCGGCTGGGTGATCGACAAGGCGTGTCTGCTCTGGCAAGACCAGTGTGGCCAGCAGGGCTCCTGCTTTGTGTACCAGAATTCGGCCATGAGCTGGTACCTGCTCATCGCAGGGCTGGGGTACAAG GTCCTGGGCTCCATCttctttgccattgcctgctTTCTGTACAAGAGCCCACCGGGGTCTTCTGATGGCCTGGAGGCTTCTCTGCCCAGCCAGTCCTCAGCCTCTGACAACCCCTCAGACCTTCAGGAAGCCCCCTCAGCTCTCCAGATCCAGAGTGACATCTGA